One window from the genome of Rufibacter tibetensis encodes:
- a CDS encoding YceI family protein — protein sequence MKQGLLVLGIVLWLGLGLVAGQSRFYTKTGYISFFSKAPLEDIEASNKQVVSFLDVKSGEMAFSVPMKAFQFKKSLMQEHFNENYVESDKYPKASFKGRIINLQNVNLTQDQLYKVLIEGVLTIHGVDRPVRTDGTLEVKGKQLIGKSTFSVTPQEFNIEIPFLVKDHIAKRIDITVNVVYVPYVEKSL from the coding sequence ATGAAACAAGGCTTACTTGTGCTGGGAATAGTTTTGTGGCTTGGGTTGGGACTGGTAGCGGGGCAGTCAAGGTTTTATACCAAGACTGGCTACATCTCCTTTTTCTCTAAAGCACCTCTGGAAGACATAGAGGCCAGCAACAAACAGGTGGTTTCTTTTTTGGACGTGAAGTCAGGAGAAATGGCTTTTTCGGTTCCTATGAAGGCTTTTCAATTTAAGAAGTCGCTCATGCAGGAACACTTCAATGAGAACTACGTGGAGTCAGACAAATACCCCAAAGCTTCTTTCAAGGGGAGGATAATTAACCTGCAGAACGTCAACCTAACTCAGGACCAACTCTACAAAGTGTTGATTGAAGGAGTGCTGACCATCCATGGAGTTGATAGACCTGTCAGAACAGATGGAACCTTGGAGGTGAAAGGAAAACAGCTGATAGGGAAGTCTACTTTCTCAGTGACACCGCAGGAGTTTAACATTGAAATTCCGTTTCTGGTGAAAGACCACATTGCCAAGCGCATTGACATAACCGTGAATGTAGTGTATGTCCCTTACGTAGAGAAGAGCCTATGA
- a CDS encoding TlpA disulfide reductase family protein has protein sequence MKNTTFPFRKIPGWAIMLLLFGGLYATGLHTEVIGQMQRLLLATGLKKAEVPTTGKNAAALASASSTYKAGTGFQMTTLNGSPIAFESLHGKVIFLNIWATWCPPCVAEMPNIQRLYEKVGSDKIAFVMLSVDRGGIPKVKKYIQKKGYTFPVYLASRPIPEEFYSPSIPTTFIISPEGKIVTKHEGLQDYDTPDMRNFLLNL, from the coding sequence ATGAAGAATACAACCTTCCCTTTCCGGAAGATACCAGGCTGGGCAATCATGCTCCTCCTCTTTGGTGGATTGTATGCCACCGGCCTTCACACTGAGGTAATTGGGCAAATGCAGCGCCTTTTACTAGCCACCGGACTCAAGAAAGCCGAAGTACCCACAACCGGAAAAAATGCGGCTGCTCTTGCTTCTGCTAGCAGCACTTATAAGGCAGGAACCGGTTTCCAGATGACCACCCTTAACGGCAGCCCTATTGCTTTTGAAAGCCTCCACGGCAAAGTAATTTTCCTGAATATCTGGGCTACCTGGTGTCCTCCCTGCGTGGCCGAGATGCCCAACATCCAACGGCTTTATGAGAAAGTAGGGTCAGACAAAATTGCGTTTGTCATGCTTTCAGTTGACCGAGGAGGCATACCTAAAGTAAAGAAGTACATTCAGAAGAAAGGCTATACCTTTCCCGTTTACTTAGCCTCTAGACCAATTCCTGAGGAATTCTACAGCCCTTCCATCCCCACCACCTTTATCATTTCTCCAGAGGGTAAAATCGTTACCAAACATGAGGGGCTGCAAGATTATGACACCCCTGATATGCGCAATTTTTTGTTAAACCTTTAG
- a CDS encoding FUSC family protein gives MERIIHLLEKLGLTLQIAKTAFAAALSWFVASSLLQSEYPYFAAVAAIITVQVTVADSVDKATQRIIGIIGGVLVSMLLGHWFQIGAVSIFFIILIGMGLAKALKMNPQIISQVAISSLLVLAFGQTKEGYAFERIIETVLGSGIAVLINALIVPRNALPDVELGILSYSQLSAATLKSLAAVLDDLGPTRKTGRSEVDALIKEANQCRKTFSLAEQSLKYNPLLTHKRTRLSRLAYTMEQLESITIQVRGIRRSLADIQLNQHLTTEQTYLQKLKVAMETTADAITAFGLASINVSEENLHSLTQAIQQAQVEQAHCLDSLNSIGSLATIRDIGSILTDLGRIASETQPQKLAAESVATS, from the coding sequence GTGGAGAGAATAATACATCTTCTGGAAAAGCTGGGGCTCACCCTGCAAATTGCTAAGACTGCTTTCGCGGCTGCTTTGTCCTGGTTTGTCGCTTCCAGTTTGCTGCAGTCTGAATACCCTTATTTTGCTGCTGTGGCAGCCATTATCACGGTGCAGGTCACCGTAGCAGATTCAGTGGATAAAGCCACCCAGCGCATCATTGGCATAATTGGCGGAGTGCTGGTGAGTATGTTGCTGGGCCACTGGTTCCAGATTGGGGCGGTCTCCATCTTCTTTATTATTCTGATTGGAATGGGCTTGGCTAAAGCCCTCAAGATGAACCCCCAGATCATTTCGCAAGTAGCCATTAGCTCGCTTTTGGTGCTTGCCTTTGGGCAGACCAAAGAAGGTTACGCTTTTGAGCGAATCATTGAAACGGTGCTGGGCTCCGGCATAGCGGTGCTAATCAACGCCTTAATTGTTCCCCGTAACGCCCTGCCAGACGTAGAGCTAGGCATTCTGTCTTACAGCCAACTCTCCGCGGCCACTCTCAAAAGCTTGGCTGCAGTTCTGGATGATCTGGGACCTACCCGTAAAACCGGCCGTTCTGAGGTGGATGCCCTCATCAAAGAAGCCAACCAATGCCGTAAGACCTTTAGTTTAGCCGAGCAAAGCTTAAAGTACAATCCACTGCTGACGCACAAAAGAACCAGGTTGAGCCGGCTGGCCTATACCATGGAACAGTTGGAAAGCATCACCATCCAGGTAAGGGGTATCAGGAGAAGCCTAGCCGATATTCAGCTAAACCAGCACCTAACAACGGAGCAAACCTATCTTCAGAAACTCAAGGTAGCCATGGAAACCACGGCTGATGCCATCACTGCCTTTGGGTTAGCGTCTATAAACGTTTCAGAGGAAAACCTTCATAGTTTAACTCAAGCCATTCAGCAGGCCCAAGTAGAGCAGGCACATTGTCTGGACAGCCTCAACAGTATTGGTTCGCTAGCTACCATAAGAGACATTGGGAGCATCCTCACTGATCTGGGGCGAATTGCCTCGGAAACCCAACCCCAGAAACTGGCTGCAGAAAGTGTTGCCACCTCATAA
- a CDS encoding PQQ-dependent sugar dehydrogenase, with product MRTSLTLLHSFVFVALMASSCSNKETAQEDPSQNPAPTGPNNCTPLETRTANAPDQKPAFAGQTRACGITTSAKLNVTVLARGLEKPWAVEPLPDGSLLVTEKPGRLLIVSSTGDKGQPITGLPAVDARGQGGLLDVALSPNFASDRTIFWSFSEPRTGGNGTSVARGVLSADRRSLEQVRVIFRALPTYNGTLHYGSRLAFGPDNMLYVTLGERSDLEIRPQAQQMNSHMGKIVRITTDGAPAPGNPFTGQAGTLPEIWSVGHRNVQAAAFDPAGKLWVVEMGPRGGDELNLIEKGKNYGWPLVTYGVEYSGSPVPNSVTAKEGFEQPVYYWDPVIAPSGAQFYTGTAFPEWQGNLFVGGMKDQRLVRLKIENGKVTGEEHLLKERGQRIRDVRQGPDGALYIVTDQSNGELWKITPQQ from the coding sequence ATGCGTACTTCCCTCACCCTTCTGCATTCTTTTGTGTTTGTGGCTTTGATGGCCTCCAGTTGTAGTAATAAAGAAACCGCTCAGGAGGACCCGTCCCAAAACCCTGCTCCTACGGGTCCTAACAACTGCACTCCCCTGGAAACCAGAACCGCTAACGCCCCTGACCAGAAACCTGCCTTTGCTGGGCAGACCCGGGCCTGTGGTATCACAACTAGCGCTAAACTGAACGTGACGGTGCTGGCTAGGGGATTAGAAAAGCCTTGGGCAGTAGAGCCTTTGCCAGATGGTTCGCTGCTGGTGACAGAAAAGCCTGGCCGTTTGTTGATTGTATCTTCTACTGGTGACAAAGGACAGCCCATCACGGGCTTACCCGCGGTAGATGCCCGAGGCCAGGGAGGGTTACTGGATGTGGCCTTAAGTCCGAACTTCGCTTCTGACCGAACCATCTTCTGGAGTTTCTCTGAACCCCGTACAGGCGGGAATGGTACCAGCGTGGCCCGCGGAGTACTTTCAGCTGACCGTAGAAGCCTGGAACAGGTTAGAGTTATCTTTAGAGCGTTGCCCACCTATAACGGCACTTTGCATTATGGATCCCGTTTGGCGTTTGGACCCGATAATATGCTGTATGTTACTTTAGGCGAACGCTCTGACCTGGAGATCAGGCCGCAGGCGCAGCAGATGAACAGCCACATGGGTAAGATCGTTCGGATTACCACAGATGGAGCACCGGCTCCCGGAAATCCCTTCACTGGTCAGGCCGGAACCTTACCCGAAATCTGGTCAGTGGGGCACCGGAACGTACAAGCCGCTGCGTTTGATCCTGCGGGTAAGTTATGGGTAGTGGAAATGGGTCCTCGGGGAGGCGATGAGTTAAACCTAATTGAAAAAGGCAAAAATTACGGCTGGCCTCTGGTGACTTACGGCGTAGAGTACTCGGGGAGCCCTGTCCCAAATTCAGTAACAGCTAAAGAGGGCTTTGAACAACCTGTATACTACTGGGACCCGGTGATTGCCCCGTCTGGCGCGCAGTTTTACACCGGTACCGCTTTTCCGGAGTGGCAAGGAAATCTTTTTGTGGGTGGCATGAAAGACCAGCGCCTGGTGCGCCTGAAGATTGAAAACGGCAAGGTAACCGGAGAAGAGCACCTGTTGAAAGAACGTGGCCAGCGCATCAGAGACGTTCGGCAAGGACCAGATGGAGCGCTTTATATTGTAACCGATCAATCTAACGGAGAACTCTGGAAAATTACCCCTCAACAATAG
- a CDS encoding helix-turn-helix transcriptional regulator, with translation MRKIPDFSAWKMITTSEVAPAPVLAPFVRCYTYREFETDGASLIKPWHASHEMSMPFFFKDKPVSLDNPRTGQFLKGGSYGGVVGLGTQANGKMTFKGSYAFFEIIFRPAGFTKLFRHPGSEFTNYVFNTEDVLEKRVEELYEQLCSVQTLKEMAAITDPFLIHYLKLQRHIDYKDGIAAAANLILKEARMLPIDRLASETNMSKRNFERKFTEQVGMSPKLFCCVVRFNHALLSKLINPKKEWTTIAQDCGYFDQMHLIKDFRKFAGESPSHFLKETPLSNELYLNRVEN, from the coding sequence TTGAGAAAGATACCTGATTTCTCCGCATGGAAAATGATTACTACTTCAGAAGTTGCACCCGCTCCGGTATTAGCCCCATTTGTTCGCTGCTACACCTACCGCGAATTTGAGACTGATGGAGCCTCTCTCATCAAGCCATGGCATGCCTCTCATGAAATGAGTATGCCCTTCTTCTTCAAAGACAAGCCGGTTTCCTTAGACAACCCCAGAACCGGCCAGTTCCTGAAAGGCGGAAGCTATGGCGGAGTAGTAGGATTAGGCACTCAAGCCAACGGAAAGATGACGTTTAAGGGCTCCTATGCCTTTTTTGAGATTATCTTCCGTCCAGCAGGCTTTACAAAGCTTTTCCGGCATCCGGGGAGTGAGTTCACCAATTATGTCTTCAACACCGAAGACGTTTTAGAAAAGCGGGTAGAGGAGTTGTATGAGCAGTTGTGTTCTGTTCAAACGTTAAAGGAAATGGCCGCGATCACAGATCCTTTCTTAATACACTACCTGAAGCTCCAGCGGCACATTGACTACAAAGATGGAATTGCCGCAGCCGCTAATTTGATTCTGAAAGAAGCCAGAATGTTGCCCATTGACAGGTTAGCGTCTGAAACGAACATGAGCAAACGTAATTTTGAGCGAAAATTCACCGAACAAGTGGGAATGTCGCCCAAGTTGTTTTGCTGCGTAGTCAGGTTCAATCATGCGCTGCTTAGCAAGTTGATAAATCCCAAAAAGGAGTGGACTACTATAGCTCAGGATTGCGGTTATTTTGACCAAATGCATCTGATAAAAGACTTCAGGAAATTTGCAGGAGAAAGTCCTTCGCATTTCCTGAAAGAGACTCCTCTTTCAAATGAACTCTACTTAAATAGAGTAGAAAATTAA
- a CDS encoding DUF5777 family beta-barrel protein, with the protein MRTWKILFLMVFLYVGAKTDALAQTDTDLLKLAEANDSVTNEAVSATFKATRLINGHTVETNGAGSLLFLISHRFGTLNSGAYNFWGLDQATIRLALEYGITNRFTVGLGRSSLEKTYDGYLKYKVLQQKNTGSPVTVTAFTSVAVKTMDWADQEKNFEFAHRLTYSHQLLVARKFSERLSLQVAPTVVHRNLVETGLGETDVYAVGAGGRFKITKRTSFNAEYFYLLPGETADDFKNSLSLGVDIETGGHVFQLMLTNSQGMIEKFFIPRNTGGWSTGDIYFGFNVSRVFNLGKDRREW; encoded by the coding sequence ATGAGAACCTGGAAGATTCTGTTTTTGATGGTTTTTCTCTATGTTGGGGCAAAAACAGATGCTCTTGCGCAAACGGATACTGACCTGCTGAAGTTAGCCGAAGCCAATGACAGCGTCACGAACGAAGCAGTTTCTGCCACCTTTAAAGCCACCCGCCTGATTAATGGTCACACCGTGGAAACGAACGGAGCAGGTTCACTACTGTTTCTCATTTCCCATAGGTTTGGCACTCTCAACAGTGGTGCGTACAACTTTTGGGGGCTTGATCAGGCCACTATAAGGCTGGCTTTGGAATACGGGATAACCAACAGGTTTACAGTGGGGCTGGGAAGAAGCTCTCTAGAAAAAACGTATGACGGATATCTGAAATACAAAGTACTGCAGCAAAAAAACACAGGCTCTCCGGTTACTGTGACCGCTTTCACCAGTGTAGCAGTAAAAACAATGGATTGGGCAGATCAGGAGAAAAACTTTGAATTTGCCCATAGGTTAACTTACAGCCATCAATTGCTGGTGGCCAGAAAATTTTCCGAAAGGCTGTCCCTGCAAGTAGCACCCACTGTGGTACACCGCAACCTGGTTGAGACCGGTTTAGGAGAAACCGATGTGTATGCTGTGGGGGCAGGCGGGAGATTTAAAATTACCAAGCGCACCTCCTTCAACGCCGAGTACTTCTACCTTTTGCCCGGCGAAACTGCCGATGATTTCAAAAACAGTTTATCCTTGGGGGTAGACATTGAAACCGGAGGCCACGTCTTCCAGCTGATGCTGACCAACTCACAGGGAATGATTGAGAAGTTCTTCATTCCCAGAAACACGGGCGGCTGGTCTACTGGTGACATTTATTTCGGGTTTAACGTGTCACGGGTATTCAACCTTGGCAAGGACCGGCGTGAATGGTAA
- a CDS encoding serine hydrolase domain-containing protein, whose product MKTYSKTASFPEQPPMKERLLRGISLFLLLGLLAWVGCTPKARLNQNGPLLSGGKTQVPTLDASRISILADSLAQVYLKAGEIPGISMAVAKEGEVVFSKGYGEANLELGMPACSHTVYKIRSVTKQFTAALVMRLVEAGKISLDDSITRFLPDYPTQGHHITIRNLLNHTSGISNQSSSLTLQTALNGGNKQWFKLDLSLEEMIDRFGKLPFNFKPGQQFQYNNLGYYLLGHIIQKITGMPYAAYLEQELLQPLELGETLFADDHRIILNRAAGYEFYGGKLMNAPYTSPQAGFAAGAIGSTVGDLVKWTHLLHSGKVVSKESLQQMTSPTVLSNGDTVGYGFGLYLAELGSHRKVYHGGTRPGFGAYLAHYPEAGVTIAILTNSGSGREKAAEMEKVLARSALNEKVLNLPLAQQDLEPYTGTYTFQSTPTKSRELRVFYENGQLKGQMTGGKPFRLLYQGQHVFIPEVNDTMRLIFSMENGRVDRLKIKEGPWEVTPATRKS is encoded by the coding sequence ATGAAAACTTACAGCAAAACAGCATCGTTTCCTGAGCAGCCTCCAATGAAGGAGCGACTCCTCAGAGGCATTTCTCTCTTTCTTTTACTGGGATTATTAGCTTGGGTGGGTTGTACGCCCAAGGCCCGTCTCAACCAAAATGGGCCTTTACTTTCCGGAGGGAAAACCCAGGTACCGACTCTTGATGCAAGCCGAATTTCGATCTTAGCTGATTCCCTGGCGCAGGTTTACCTGAAGGCAGGAGAGATACCCGGCATAAGCATGGCGGTCGCCAAAGAAGGAGAGGTGGTGTTCTCAAAAGGCTATGGCGAAGCGAATCTTGAATTGGGGATGCCTGCCTGCTCCCATACGGTGTACAAAATAAGGTCAGTCACCAAACAGTTTACGGCGGCTCTGGTCATGCGTTTGGTAGAGGCCGGCAAAATCTCGCTGGATGATTCCATCACCAGGTTTCTGCCTGATTACCCTACGCAAGGGCACCACATCACCATCAGGAATTTACTGAACCACACTTCTGGCATAAGTAACCAATCCTCCAGCCTTACTCTGCAGACTGCTTTAAATGGCGGAAACAAACAATGGTTTAAGCTGGACCTTTCTCTTGAGGAAATGATTGATCGGTTCGGGAAGTTGCCATTCAATTTCAAGCCGGGGCAGCAATTCCAGTACAATAACCTGGGCTATTACCTGCTGGGGCACATCATCCAGAAAATAACCGGAATGCCTTACGCCGCCTACCTTGAACAGGAACTGCTCCAGCCCCTGGAACTGGGCGAAACCCTCTTCGCCGATGACCACCGCATCATTCTCAACCGGGCTGCAGGCTATGAGTTTTATGGAGGCAAACTCATGAATGCTCCTTACACCAGTCCACAGGCAGGGTTTGCGGCCGGGGCAATTGGGTCTACCGTGGGTGATCTGGTGAAGTGGACGCATTTGCTGCACAGCGGGAAAGTAGTCTCCAAGGAATCCTTGCAGCAGATGACCTCACCTACGGTGCTCTCTAACGGTGATACGGTAGGGTACGGATTCGGGCTTTATTTGGCGGAACTGGGCAGTCACCGCAAGGTATACCATGGCGGCACTCGGCCGGGTTTTGGAGCGTATCTGGCCCACTACCCAGAAGCCGGGGTTACCATTGCTATTCTTACCAACTCAGGGAGTGGACGGGAGAAAGCTGCCGAAATGGAAAAGGTGCTGGCCCGCTCTGCACTTAACGAGAAAGTGCTGAACCTGCCGCTGGCCCAACAAGACCTGGAGCCCTACACCGGAACCTATACCTTCCAATCTACTCCCACAAAATCCAGAGAATTGCGGGTGTTTTATGAAAACGGGCAACTGAAAGGCCAAATGACCGGAGGCAAGCCTTTTAGGCTGCTGTACCAGGGGCAGCACGTGTTCATTCCTGAAGTGAATGATACCATGCGTCTGATCTTCAGCATGGAGAACGGCAGGGTAGACAGGTTGAAAATCAAAGAGGGACCTTGGGAGGTGACTCCGGCTACCCGAAAGTCTTAG
- a CDS encoding LytR/AlgR family response regulator transcription factor: MKAIAIDDEPIALEIIRSHASKVPFLDLKAEFTDAFKALEYLQKESVDLLFLDIKMPDISGLDFYCSLSKKPLLIFTTAYMEHAATSFEMDAVDYLLKPFSLARFIKGCNKAFELYNYRNSPETQDHIYIKTGYEQLKVSFEEILYLEATGNYVTFALKDKNILSRSTFIEAINLLPTDKFVRVHRSYYVAVHKIDKMERHQVTIQNKHIPISEAYRQNLTALLHK, translated from the coding sequence ATGAAAGCCATTGCCATTGACGATGAACCCATTGCCTTAGAAATCATAAGGTCACACGCCTCCAAGGTCCCGTTCCTGGATTTGAAGGCGGAGTTTACCGATGCGTTCAAGGCGCTGGAATACCTGCAAAAAGAAAGCGTGGATCTGCTTTTCCTGGACATCAAAATGCCGGACATCTCAGGCCTGGACTTTTATTGTTCCTTAAGCAAGAAGCCGCTGCTGATCTTTACCACGGCGTACATGGAGCACGCCGCCACCAGTTTTGAGATGGATGCGGTAGATTACCTGTTAAAGCCTTTCTCGCTGGCCCGTTTCATCAAAGGGTGCAACAAGGCATTTGAGCTCTATAATTACAGAAACTCGCCAGAAACTCAGGACCACATTTACATCAAAACCGGCTATGAGCAACTGAAGGTGTCGTTTGAAGAAATTCTGTACTTAGAAGCTACTGGCAACTATGTCACCTTTGCCTTGAAAGACAAGAACATCCTTTCGCGGAGCACTTTCATTGAAGCCATCAACTTACTGCCTACTGACAAATTTGTGCGGGTTCACCGGTCGTATTACGTTGCGGTGCATAAGATTGACAAAATGGAAAGGCATCAGGTCACCATCCAGAACAAGCACATTCCTATCAGTGAAGCGTATCGGCAGAACCTGACCGCGTTGCTTCATAAGTAA
- a CDS encoding CHRD domain-containing protein: MKTNQILTRLALGLFVALSFVITSCSSDDDGDQPTNIINFKNAIIRGSEEVPANTSTATGTFTGSYNQDTNILSYTITFSGVNVTAMHFHKGAKGVSGPVVIPIGTAPYTSPINSQTPALTDAQEADLLAGLWYVNIHSAQFPAGEIRAQVERQ; encoded by the coding sequence ATGAAAACAAATCAAATTTTAACACGTTTGGCCCTTGGCCTTTTTGTTGCCCTGTCATTTGTGATAACCAGTTGCAGCAGCGATGATGATGGTGATCAACCAACAAACATCATCAACTTTAAAAATGCAATTATTAGAGGGTCTGAAGAAGTGCCCGCAAATACTTCTACAGCTACTGGTACTTTTACAGGCTCTTACAACCAGGACACAAATATCCTGTCCTACACCATCACCTTCTCAGGGGTCAATGTCACCGCTATGCATTTCCATAAAGGAGCTAAGGGAGTTAGTGGGCCAGTAGTCATTCCAATTGGAACTGCTCCTTACACAAGTCCTATCAATAGCCAAACTCCTGCCTTGACTGATGCACAGGAAGCAGATCTTTTGGCAGGTTTGTGGTATGTGAACATCCACAGCGCGCAATTCCCAGCTGGAGAGATTCGGGCGCAAGTGGAACGTCAATAA
- a CDS encoding SOS response-associated peptidase, whose product MCGRYTVIPKKKAKETQSSSTVAAILEKYQKEPRFNAAPSQLLPVVTSEAPEEVQFFSWGLLPSWAKEKEHGLRPINARTETIMEKSSFKRLLSGKRCLVPADSFYEWKRVGKDKTPYRILMKEEQMFTFAGLWDQWVDKETGEILNTFTVITTEPNELMASIHNRMPAILHLEEERVWLSNTDDVARLVELLRPYPAEEMKAYPVSALVNSPKNDVPSVLEPVSEQGNLFA is encoded by the coding sequence ATGTGTGGACGCTATACAGTTATCCCGAAGAAAAAAGCAAAAGAAACGCAGTCTTCCAGCACAGTAGCCGCAATACTGGAGAAGTATCAGAAAGAGCCGCGCTTCAACGCCGCCCCTTCCCAGCTTTTGCCAGTGGTAACCAGTGAGGCGCCAGAGGAAGTGCAGTTTTTCTCCTGGGGATTGCTACCCAGCTGGGCGAAAGAAAAGGAACACGGACTACGGCCCATCAATGCCCGCACCGAGACCATTATGGAGAAGAGCAGCTTCAAACGTCTGCTATCAGGCAAGCGATGCCTGGTACCCGCCGACAGCTTTTACGAATGGAAACGGGTAGGGAAAGACAAAACCCCGTACCGCATTCTCATGAAGGAGGAACAGATGTTCACCTTTGCCGGTTTGTGGGACCAATGGGTAGACAAGGAAACCGGCGAGATCCTGAATACCTTCACCGTGATCACCACCGAACCAAACGAGCTCATGGCTTCTATCCATAACCGCATGCCCGCTATCCTGCATCTGGAGGAAGAACGCGTCTGGCTCTCCAACACCGATGATGTGGCTAGGCTGGTGGAACTCCTGCGCCCCTACCCCGCCGAGGAAATGAAGGCTTATCCGGTTTCTGCTTTGGTCAACTCACCTAAGAATGATGTTCCCTCGGTGCTGGAACCCGTCTCTGAACAGGGCAACTTGTTTGCATAG
- a CDS encoding SH3 domain-containing protein — MKNLLIIILLITLPVVGFAQTKKGSADHKRKCIEAQVITDDVKMYRQAATSSEILTSLKTSDEVLFLRKHNNHWAVVTVGDKAGYVLYGEITNRAVPTPTQPAIALQKKRK; from the coding sequence ATGAAAAATTTATTAATCATAATCCTGCTCATTACTTTGCCAGTTGTGGGGTTTGCCCAAACAAAAAAGGGAAGTGCTGACCATAAAAGGAAATGCATTGAAGCTCAGGTTATCACTGATGACGTGAAAATGTATCGTCAGGCAGCTACCTCATCAGAAATACTTACCAGCCTTAAAACCTCTGATGAGGTGTTGTTCCTGCGCAAGCACAATAATCACTGGGCGGTAGTTACAGTAGGCGATAAGGCAGGGTATGTCTTATATGGTGAAATTACCAACCGTGCAGTCCCAACTCCAACTCAACCGGCAATTGCCCTGCAGAAGAAACGTAAGTAA
- a CDS encoding sensor histidine kinase: MKDLINNPQYLKKIEFWAVTTIFVFAVFFLNTTDPSLLRELFKEANTPFYYYSDYFFPLFFQYTTLFLGFLALNFYIVPNLIKKENLAQNIIFTVMIYLAVGLVFGITYTYAKNYLFARYATEDEVYTMLFKDSFFYAFWLALMFGVYSVVKFAGLYLLSHSEVIQAKYKIITRDALIAFVLWMISMFLLMLADAEGEILIGWAIIIPFGIAFFCYSFYKLLPISIPKKNPFRTYLLWTVLVLALAVIPVGVIALLIARDGDYAAGLSMFNTAFQLLITMPLSWVLYKRQMRGNEEIHVLKKELGQSNANFDFLRSQINPHFLFNALNTIYGTAIQENAERTSEGIEKLGDMMRFMLQENMQEKIPLAREIEYLNNYISFQKLRTDPNPIVKIESSIECTPNTIQISPMLLIPFVENAFKHGISLREPSNINITLEVKDKTLYFDVHNSKHVKQGNDPEKFKSGIGLNNVKQRLQLLYPGKHDLIIRETGKEFFIHLTLKVS, encoded by the coding sequence ATGAAAGACCTCATCAATAATCCGCAGTATCTGAAAAAGATTGAGTTTTGGGCAGTGACCACCATATTTGTTTTTGCGGTGTTTTTCCTGAACACAACTGATCCTTCGCTACTAAGAGAATTGTTTAAAGAAGCGAATACACCATTCTATTACTACTCAGACTACTTTTTCCCACTCTTTTTTCAATACACCACCCTTTTTCTGGGGTTCCTGGCCCTTAACTTTTACATAGTACCCAACCTGATCAAAAAAGAGAATCTGGCACAAAACATCATTTTCACAGTCATGATTTACCTGGCCGTGGGGCTGGTGTTTGGGATCACCTATACCTACGCCAAAAACTACCTGTTCGCCAGGTATGCCACGGAAGATGAGGTGTATACCATGTTGTTTAAAGACAGCTTTTTCTATGCCTTCTGGCTAGCATTGATGTTTGGGGTGTACTCCGTAGTGAAGTTTGCGGGCCTGTACCTGCTGTCCCATTCAGAAGTGATCCAGGCTAAATACAAAATCATAACCCGCGATGCTTTGATTGCCTTTGTGCTCTGGATGATCAGTATGTTTCTCTTGATGCTGGCCGATGCGGAAGGAGAGATTTTGATAGGTTGGGCCATCATCATTCCGTTTGGGATAGCATTCTTTTGCTATTCCTTTTATAAGCTGCTTCCAATAAGTATACCTAAAAAGAACCCCTTCCGGACCTACCTGCTGTGGACGGTTCTGGTGTTGGCGCTTGCGGTGATACCAGTTGGGGTAATTGCCCTGCTGATTGCCAGAGACGGGGATTATGCGGCGGGATTGTCCATGTTTAACACGGCTTTTCAACTCCTAATCACCATGCCACTTTCCTGGGTTTTGTATAAGCGGCAAATGCGCGGGAACGAGGAGATTCATGTGCTGAAGAAAGAGCTGGGGCAGTCTAACGCAAATTTTGACTTTCTGCGCTCACAGATAAACCCGCACTTCTTATTTAACGCCCTCAACACTATTTATGGCACGGCCATCCAGGAAAATGCGGAGCGCACCAGTGAAGGAATTGAGAAACTGGGAGACATGATGCGGTTCATGCTGCAGGAAAACATGCAGGAAAAGATTCCGCTGGCCCGTGAGATAGAGTACCTGAACAATTACATCAGTTTTCAGAAGCTGCGGACAGATCCTAATCCTATTGTGAAGATTGAGTCTTCTATTGAGTGTACGCCCAACACTATCCAAATCTCGCCAATGTTATTGATCCCTTTTGTGGAAAATGCCTTTAAACACGGCATCAGCTTACGGGAGCCTTCCAACATCAACATCACGCTGGAAGTGAAAGACAAAACCCTGTATTTTGATGTGCACAACAGCAAGCACGTAAAGCAGGGCAATGATCCGGAGAAGTTTAAAAGCGGGATAGGCCTGAACAACGTAAAACAGCGCCTGCAGCTATTGTATCCGGGGAAACATGACCTGATCATCAGGGAAACCGGAAAAGAATTTTTTATCCACCTTACATTAAAAGTATCTTAG